The Mesorhizobium koreense genome includes a window with the following:
- a CDS encoding ABC transporter ATP-binding protein: MSAPVVEAKGLTKRYGSTIAVNGLDLRIEAGEVFGLLGPNGSGKTTTILMLLGLTEPSSGTVRVFGHDPLRDPLSVKREVGYMPDAVGFYDQLTARENLRYIAKLSGIPEDEREARIEQALIRVRLAKVADRRVKTFSRGMRQRLGLAELVAKGSRLAILDEPTSGLDPQSTQELLQLISSFAKDGMTVILSSHLLSMVQSVCDRVALFREGKAGLVGTVPDIAGKVLGGICIIDLEAEGADPEKVVGGIEGVRRVTRKKSGSVQIDADGDLRPEISRAIVAAGGSLKSLSMSQSSLDDVYVRYFEGEENKEMADAA; the protein is encoded by the coding sequence ATGAGCGCGCCAGTTGTCGAGGCGAAAGGCCTCACCAAGCGGTACGGGTCGACCATCGCGGTGAACGGACTCGATCTCCGAATAGAGGCGGGCGAGGTGTTCGGCCTGCTTGGCCCGAACGGATCCGGCAAGACGACGACCATCCTCATGCTGCTTGGCCTCACCGAACCGTCTTCAGGCACGGTCCGCGTCTTCGGTCACGACCCGCTTCGCGATCCGCTCTCGGTTAAGCGGGAGGTCGGCTACATGCCCGATGCGGTGGGCTTTTACGACCAGCTCACCGCGCGCGAGAACCTGCGCTACATCGCCAAGCTTTCCGGCATCCCGGAGGACGAGCGCGAGGCGCGCATCGAGCAGGCGTTGATCCGCGTGCGGCTCGCCAAGGTTGCCGACCGGCGGGTGAAGACCTTCTCGCGCGGCATGCGCCAGCGGCTCGGGCTGGCGGAACTCGTCGCCAAGGGCAGCCGGCTCGCCATCCTGGATGAGCCGACTTCGGGCCTCGACCCGCAATCGACGCAGGAACTTCTCCAGCTCATCTCGTCCTTCGCCAAGGACGGCATGACGGTGATCCTTTCCTCGCATCTGCTTTCCATGGTGCAGTCGGTCTGCGACCGCGTGGCGCTCTTCCGCGAAGGCAAGGCAGGGCTGGTCGGTACCGTACCCGACATCGCCGGCAAGGTGCTGGGCGGTATCTGCATCATCGACCTTGAGGCGGAAGGTGCCGATCCCGAAAAAGTGGTCGGCGGGATCGAGGGCGTGCGTCGCGTGACACGCAAGAAAAGCGGTTCCGTCCAGATCGACGCCGACGGCGATCTTCGTCCTGAAATATCGAGAGCCATTGTAGCCGCCGGCGGCTCGCTGAAGAGCCTGTCGATGAGCCAGTCCAGCCTCGACGACGTCTACGTGCGTTATTTCGAGGGCGAAGAGAACAAGGAGATGGCCGATGCGGCGTAA
- the putA gene encoding bifunctional proline dehydrogenase/L-glutamate gamma-semialdehyde dehydrogenase PutA, whose protein sequence is MPSFAERPVQKAAGLDEIREEMRAHYLADEAETLKRLAASAGLSEEERGAISAKAVRLVEQVRKSADPQLMEVFLSEYGLSTTEGVALMCLAEALLRVPDAETMDDLIRDKIAPHDWSSHSGESTSIFVNASTWALMLTGRVLEEGDGTIERTLRNMVRRLGEPVIRKAVAAAMREMGEQFVLGRTIAEALRRGRPLLAKGYSYSYDMLGEAARTEADALRYHKAYADAIASLKPSATSDDIRRNPGISVKLSAIHPRYEATQKDKMLPVMTARLLELAEAAKDARMGLNIDAEEADRLDLSLDVIEEVLASPSLAGWDGFGVVVQAYGRRAPFVLDWLHALAEKLDRRIMVRLVKGAYWDTEIKRAQTMGLAGYPVFTRKANTDVSYLACAKKLLSMTGRIYPQFATHNAHTVAAVLELAGKDRDRFEFQRLHGMGEALHETVRKAEGTRCRIYAPVGAHEDLLAYLVRRLLENGANSSFVHQIVDQDVSPLQIARDPLAIVESQGSAENPAIPAPRAIFEPVRGNSRGWDITDPVTIAAIDKARKKFAAPHRWQARPMTRANGKGEATPVLNPAKPSEMVGEVVNADEQQVRDAVGLALAAQPQWAARPVEDRAAILLGIADLYEENSVEFLALAAREAGKTLADGVAEVREAVDFLRYYAGQAELAEDDTAAHGVIACISPWNFPLAIFTGQIAAALVTGNAVIAKPAEQTPLIASRAVELMRRAGVPEDIVQLLPGDGPSVGAPLVADPRIAGVCFTGSTEVAKGIERQLAETAAPDAMLIAETGGLNAMIVDSTALPEQVVRDVIASAFQSAGQRCSALRVLYLQDDVAPKVTKMLTGALAALTVGDPSDIATDVGPVIDDDAMRSIAAYNEKMEKDGRLVGKLDAPSGGRFVKPSIFRVAGIGEMEREVFGPVLHLATYEPEKIDRAIADINAKGYGLTFGLHTRIDARVQHVVDAVHAGNLYVNRNQIGAVVGSQPFGGEGLSGTGPKAGGPNYLRRFRKSTNASAGATPTAAPVVAASELVGRLPSDPKGEWVRRDDRISTLRRLIRGKATAAMAASAVVEYGPVDLPGPTGEANTLVTAPRGHVLCLGPDADTLLAQVVQALAAGNAVLAVAPDAVKTLAPLTGKSLPLSAIDGTVDPENLGDLPVDLVAFAGDAEALRRLRQALASRPGPIVGIVSEKLNPMAYVHERAICVDTTAAGGNASLLAAS, encoded by the coding sequence ATGCCTTCTTTTGCCGAACGACCGGTACAAAAAGCCGCCGGTCTTGACGAAATCCGTGAGGAAATGCGTGCCCATTATCTTGCCGACGAGGCGGAGACGTTAAAACGCCTCGCTGCATCGGCCGGTCTTTCGGAAGAAGAGCGCGGGGCAATATCGGCGAAGGCCGTCCGGCTGGTCGAACAGGTGCGCAAATCGGCCGATCCTCAACTCATGGAAGTATTCCTTTCCGAGTACGGCCTTTCGACCACGGAGGGCGTGGCGCTGATGTGCCTGGCGGAGGCGCTGCTCCGTGTGCCCGACGCCGAAACGATGGACGATCTGATCCGCGACAAGATCGCGCCGCATGACTGGTCGTCGCATTCGGGCGAATCAACCTCGATCTTCGTCAACGCCTCGACCTGGGCGCTGATGCTGACCGGACGCGTGCTGGAGGAGGGCGACGGGACGATCGAGCGCACGTTGCGCAACATGGTCCGTCGCCTTGGCGAGCCGGTAATCCGCAAGGCGGTTGCCGCCGCCATGCGCGAGATGGGCGAGCAATTCGTGCTCGGTCGCACCATCGCCGAGGCGCTGAGGCGCGGCCGGCCGCTTCTCGCCAAGGGCTACAGCTATTCCTACGACATGCTGGGCGAAGCAGCCCGCACGGAGGCGGATGCGCTGCGCTACCACAAGGCCTATGCCGACGCGATCGCCTCGCTGAAGCCGTCCGCGACCAGCGACGACATTCGCCGTAATCCGGGCATTTCGGTGAAGCTGTCTGCGATCCATCCGCGCTACGAGGCGACGCAGAAAGACAAGATGCTGCCGGTCATGACCGCGCGGCTGCTCGAACTGGCCGAGGCGGCGAAGGACGCCCGCATGGGCCTCAACATCGACGCAGAGGAGGCTGACCGGCTCGATCTCTCGCTCGACGTCATCGAGGAGGTGCTGGCAAGCCCGTCGCTTGCCGGCTGGGATGGATTCGGCGTCGTCGTACAGGCTTATGGGCGGCGCGCACCCTTCGTGCTCGACTGGCTCCACGCGCTCGCCGAAAAGCTCGACCGCCGCATCATGGTGCGGCTGGTGAAGGGTGCCTACTGGGACACCGAAATCAAGCGCGCCCAGACGATGGGGCTTGCCGGCTATCCGGTCTTCACGCGCAAGGCGAACACAGACGTTTCCTATCTCGCCTGCGCGAAGAAGCTGCTTTCAATGACAGGCCGCATCTACCCGCAATTCGCCACGCACAACGCGCATACGGTTGCCGCGGTGCTCGAACTTGCAGGCAAGGATCGTGACCGCTTCGAGTTCCAGCGCCTGCACGGCATGGGCGAGGCGCTGCATGAGACGGTGCGCAAGGCGGAAGGCACGCGCTGCCGCATCTATGCGCCGGTCGGTGCGCATGAGGATCTGCTTGCCTATCTGGTACGGCGGCTTCTTGAGAACGGCGCCAATTCCTCCTTCGTCCACCAGATCGTTGATCAGGATGTGAGCCCACTGCAGATCGCGCGTGATCCGCTGGCTATCGTAGAGAGCCAGGGATCGGCGGAAAATCCAGCCATCCCCGCGCCCCGTGCGATCTTCGAGCCGGTGCGCGGCAACTCGCGAGGCTGGGACATCACCGACCCGGTGACGATCGCCGCGATCGACAAGGCGCGGAAGAAGTTTGCCGCGCCGCACCGCTGGCAGGCAAGGCCGATGACGCGGGCGAACGGCAAGGGGGAAGCCACACCGGTTCTCAATCCCGCCAAGCCGTCCGAGATGGTCGGCGAAGTGGTGAATGCCGACGAGCAGCAGGTGCGCGACGCCGTCGGTCTTGCGCTCGCCGCGCAGCCGCAATGGGCCGCGCGTCCGGTCGAGGACCGTGCCGCGATCCTGCTCGGGATCGCCGACCTCTATGAAGAAAACTCGGTCGAGTTTTTGGCGCTCGCCGCGCGCGAAGCCGGCAAGACGCTTGCGGATGGGGTGGCTGAAGTGCGTGAGGCGGTGGATTTCCTGCGCTATTATGCCGGGCAGGCCGAACTGGCAGAAGACGACACCGCGGCTCACGGGGTGATTGCCTGCATCTCGCCATGGAATTTTCCGCTGGCGATCTTCACCGGGCAGATCGCGGCCGCGCTCGTCACCGGCAACGCCGTTATTGCCAAGCCGGCCGAGCAGACGCCGCTGATCGCCTCGCGCGCGGTCGAACTGATGCGGCGAGCGGGCGTGCCGGAAGACATCGTCCAGCTCCTGCCGGGCGACGGTCCGTCGGTCGGCGCACCGCTTGTCGCCGATCCGCGCATCGCCGGCGTCTGCTTCACCGGTTCGACTGAAGTGGCCAAGGGCATCGAGCGCCAGCTTGCGGAGACTGCCGCGCCGGACGCCATGCTGATCGCTGAGACCGGCGGGCTCAACGCGATGATCGTCGATTCGACGGCGCTACCGGAGCAGGTCGTGCGCGACGTCATCGCCTCGGCCTTCCAGAGCGCCGGCCAGCGCTGCTCGGCGCTGCGCGTGCTCTATCTGCAGGACGACGTGGCGCCCAAGGTGACGAAGATGCTGACCGGCGCGCTCGCCGCGCTGACGGTCGGCGATCCATCCGATATCGCGACCGATGTCGGACCAGTGATCGACGACGATGCGATGCGGTCGATTGCGGCCTACAATGAGAAAATGGAGAAAGACGGCCGGCTGGTCGGGAAGCTCGATGCGCCTTCCGGCGGTCGCTTCGTCAAGCCGAGCATCTTTCGCGTCGCGGGGATCGGTGAGATGGAGCGTGAGGTGTTCGGTCCCGTTCTCCACCTCGCCACCTACGAGCCGGAGAAGATCGACCGTGCCATCGCTGACATCAACGCGAAAGGCTACGGCCTTACATTCGGCCTGCACACGCGTATCGACGCCCGCGTCCAGCACGTTGTCGATGCGGTCCATGCCGGCAACCTCTATGTGAACCGCAACCAGATCGGCGCGGTGGTCGGCTCGCAACCCTTCGGCGGGGAGGGGCTTTCCGGCACCGGGCCGAAGGCCGGTGGCCCGAACTATCTGCGCCGGTTCCGGAAATCCACGAATGCCTCGGCCGGTGCCACCCCTACGGCCGCACCTGTCGTGGCGGCGAGCGAGCTTGTGGGACGGCTTCCTTCCGACCCGAAAGGCGAATGGGTGCGGCGCGACGATCGCATCTCTACGCTGCGTAGACTGATCCGGGGAAAGGCAACTGCGGCGATGGCCGCCTCTGCCGTGGTGGAATACGGTCCCGTCGACCTGCCCGGACCGACCGGAGAGGCCAACACACTGGTGACTGCGCCGCGCGGCCACGTGCTATGCCTCGGCCCCGATGCCGATACGCTGCTTGCGCAGGTGGTACAGGCGCTTGCCGCCGGTAACGCAGTCCTTGCCGTCGCACCCGACGCCGTGAAGACGCTTGCCCCGCTGACCGGAAAGAGCCTGCCGCTTTCAGCGATTGATGGCACGGTCGATCCGGAGAATCTCGGCGACCTGCCCGTCGATCTTGTCGCTTTCGCCGGTGATGCCGAAGCTTTGCGCCGGCTTCGCCAGGCGCTGGCTTCCCGCCCGGGCCCGATCGTCGGCATCGTCAGCGAGAAGCTCAATCCGATGGCCTATGTCCACGAGCGCGCCATCTGCGTCGATACGACCGCCGCAGGCGGCAACGCCAGCCTGCTTGCTGCATCATGA
- a CDS encoding NEW3 domain-containing protein, with the protein MRTAISPLGLVVLTSGLALAASGALAEPASSPSNPPTGVWLTTDYPAVTEQAGKSFTMDLSLENHGMPPERVQLSLEGVPQGWHYEFEGGGKPVKAAMVGPGDTRSLTLKMTPPENAETKTYTLNLMGTAEDNKLSVPISVTLAPPAPASLKLESKLPALRGSASSNFDYDLTIKNDSPSDVTVNMAAQTPPGFDATFKEQYGSQELTSIPIKANESKTVKLSVKPPRDVPAGKYKVEVGTSTGKVQAQTALLLDITGQPKLALDGPSGMLSGSAVAGKEHSFTFTVSNTGGAPATDVKLSANAPSGWKIDFSPAKIDQIAPGGKAEAQMRITPASNAIAGDYSVNVDSDGKGASDNLKFRVTVETSTEWGIAGLGIIGIAVLVMAGAVTRYGRR; encoded by the coding sequence ATGCGAACCGCCATTTCTCCGCTCGGACTTGTGGTTCTCACCAGTGGACTGGCTCTTGCGGCCTCCGGCGCTCTGGCCGAACCGGCCTCCTCGCCGTCCAATCCGCCGACCGGCGTGTGGCTGACCACCGATTACCCCGCCGTTACCGAACAGGCCGGCAAGTCCTTTACCATGGACCTCTCGCTTGAGAATCACGGCATGCCGCCCGAACGGGTCCAGCTTTCGCTCGAAGGCGTGCCCCAGGGCTGGCACTACGAGTTCGAAGGCGGCGGAAAACCGGTGAAGGCCGCCATGGTCGGTCCGGGCGACACCCGCTCGCTGACGCTCAAGATGACGCCGCCGGAGAATGCGGAAACCAAGACCTATACGCTGAACCTCATGGGCACGGCCGAAGACAACAAGCTCTCGGTGCCGATCAGCGTAACGCTCGCGCCGCCCGCTCCCGCTTCGCTTAAACTCGAATCGAAACTGCCGGCGCTGCGCGGTTCGGCAAGCTCAAATTTCGACTACGACCTCACCATCAAGAACGACAGCCCATCGGACGTTACGGTGAACATGGCGGCGCAGACGCCTCCGGGCTTCGACGCCACCTTCAAGGAGCAGTACGGCTCACAAGAACTCACTTCCATCCCGATCAAGGCGAACGAATCGAAGACCGTAAAGCTTTCCGTCAAGCCGCCCCGAGACGTTCCGGCCGGCAAGTACAAGGTGGAAGTCGGCACCAGCACCGGCAAGGTGCAGGCTCAGACCGCGTTGCTGCTCGATATCACCGGCCAACCCAAGCTGGCGCTCGACGGGCCGAGCGGCATGCTTTCCGGATCGGCCGTGGCCGGCAAGGAGCATTCCTTCACCTTCACCGTCAGTAATACCGGCGGCGCGCCGGCGACCGATGTCAAGCTTAGCGCTAATGCGCCTTCGGGCTGGAAGATCGATTTCTCCCCGGCCAAGATCGACCAGATTGCGCCCGGCGGGAAGGCCGAAGCCCAGATGCGGATCACACCCGCTTCCAACGCCATCGCCGGCGACTACTCCGTCAATGTCGATTCGGACGGCAAGGGCGCCTCGGACAATCTGAAGTTCCGCGTCACAGTCGAGACCTCGACGGAATGGGGCATTGCGGGCCTCGGCATCATCGGAATTGCCGTTCTGGTCATGGCAGGCGCCGTCACAAGGTATGGCCGCAGATGA
- a CDS encoding DMT family transporter: MLWNYLYLTIAVVFEVVATTALKETQGFTRLAPSLVVVVGYGFAFYFLALALRTMPVGVVYALWSGAGILLVTSIGWLWFRQVLDVPALAGMALILAGVVVINLFSKTLVH, translated from the coding sequence ATGCTGTGGAATTATCTCTATCTGACGATTGCCGTTGTATTCGAGGTCGTGGCGACCACCGCACTGAAGGAAACGCAGGGCTTTACCCGGTTAGCTCCGTCGTTGGTCGTGGTGGTCGGCTACGGCTTCGCCTTCTATTTCCTTGCATTGGCGTTGCGTACCATGCCGGTCGGCGTGGTCTACGCGCTTTGGAGCGGTGCCGGCATCCTTCTGGTCACTTCGATCGGCTGGCTGTGGTTCAGGCAGGTTCTCGATGTCCCCGCGCTCGCCGGCATGGCGCTGATCCTGGCCGGCGTGGTGGTCATCAATCTGTTTTCGAAGACTCTGGTTCATTGA
- a CDS encoding Lrp/AsnC family transcriptional regulator has protein sequence MPVRQHVSNGFLAITDHLDRINRKILSSLQNDGRLSMAELANAVGLSKTPVAARVRRLEREGYIRGYTALVDHDRLGEGHIAFVQVKLSDTRSAALEAFNKAVLKVPEIEQCHMIASSFDYLLKVRTKDIAAYRRVLGERISALPHVAQTSTFVAMETVKDR, from the coding sequence ATGCCCGTTAGACAGCACGTATCGAATGGATTTCTTGCCATTACAGACCATCTGGATCGTATCAACCGGAAAATCCTTTCCTCCCTCCAGAATGACGGCCGCCTTTCCATGGCCGAGCTGGCGAATGCCGTCGGCCTGTCGAAGACACCGGTTGCGGCCCGCGTCCGCCGGCTGGAGAGGGAAGGCTATATCCGCGGCTACACCGCGCTTGTCGATCACGACCGGCTCGGCGAAGGGCATATCGCCTTCGTGCAGGTCAAGCTTTCCGATACCCGCTCCGCCGCGCTCGAAGCCTTCAACAAGGCTGTCCTGAAAGTGCCGGAAATCGAGCAATGCCACATGATCGCATCGAGTTTCGACTACCTGCTCAAGGTCAGGACGAAGGACATCGCTGCCTATCGCCGCGTCCTCGGCGAACGCATTTCCGCGCTGCCCCACGTCGCGCAGACATCGACTTTCGTGGCGATGGAGACGGTGAAAGACAGATAA
- a CDS encoding HIT family protein — MGYDNDNIFAKILRGEIPSHKICEDDETFAFMDIMPRGPGHSLVIPKKPARNILDVDPASLAAVMRTVQKVGRATMNAFDAPGLTIQQFNETEGGQVVFHLHVHVIPRFAGVALKPPAGPMEDPKVLAENAARISAALEVA, encoded by the coding sequence ATGGGCTACGACAACGACAACATCTTCGCCAAGATCCTGCGGGGCGAAATCCCTTCGCACAAGATTTGCGAGGACGATGAGACCTTTGCCTTCATGGACATCATGCCGCGCGGCCCCGGTCATTCGCTGGTCATTCCGAAGAAGCCTGCCCGAAATATCCTTGATGTCGATCCGGCGAGCCTGGCCGCCGTCATGCGCACTGTGCAAAAAGTCGGCCGTGCGACCATGAATGCCTTCGACGCACCGGGATTGACCATCCAGCAATTCAACGAAACCGAAGGCGGGCAGGTCGTGTTCCACCTGCACGTCCACGTCATTCCGCGCTTCGCCGGCGTCGCCCTGAAACCGCCCGCCGGCCCGATGGAGGACCCGAAGGTCCTCGCCGAAAATGCGGCAAGAATAAGCGCCGCGCTCGAGGTTGCCTGA
- a CDS encoding RidA family protein, which produces MVDTIQMRLDAHGIVLPRPAAPAANYVPFGRAGNLLFISGQLPLKDGKLISTGLLGRDLDVAAGQEAARLCAINILAQAQAALGDLEQLKSVLRISVLVASTPDFTDQHLVGNGASDLLAAILGERGKHSRVAVGMASLPLNAPVEVESIIEAK; this is translated from the coding sequence ATGGTCGACACCATACAAATGCGGCTCGACGCCCACGGCATCGTCCTGCCCAGGCCCGCAGCGCCCGCGGCGAATTACGTGCCCTTCGGCCGGGCCGGCAACCTGCTCTTCATTTCCGGCCAATTGCCGCTGAAGGACGGCAAGCTCATCTCCACCGGCCTGCTTGGGCGCGATCTGGACGTCGCAGCGGGCCAGGAAGCGGCAAGGCTGTGCGCCATCAACATCCTCGCGCAGGCACAAGCGGCACTCGGCGATCTCGAACAGCTAAAGAGCGTACTCAGGATTTCGGTCCTCGTCGCTTCGACGCCGGATTTCACCGACCAGCATCTCGTCGGCAACGGCGCTTCCGATCTTCTTGCCGCCATCCTCGGCGAGCGCGGCAAGCATTCACGGGTTGCTGTCGGGATGGCTTCGTTGCCGCTCAACGCCCCGGTCGAAGTCGAATCCATCATCGAGGCAAAGTAA
- a CDS encoding ABC transporter permease gives MRRKGFALAGMSTIAWKEAADHFSSARFHFVMLLVLLTAFGSVYGAIGEIKNTIGQDPFLFLRLLTTAKQPVPSFVAFLGFLLPLVSIALAFDSINGEYSRRTMSRILAQPIYRDALLFGKFLGGMIVLALCLLTLWLLMTGLGILTLGLPPSGPEIARGLAFLVACLAYAGVWLALALLFSTIFRQAATSALAALALWLIFAIFWGMIVHALTIALAPIDPTNPMTLVNAVEMQSALARISPNTLFSETAQALLSPQTRSLGLVFMDQMEGAIPGAPLPFSQSALLIWPQLSGMVAAMLLIFTGAYVTFQRQEVRA, from the coding sequence ATGCGGCGTAAAGGCTTCGCCCTAGCGGGCATGTCCACCATCGCGTGGAAGGAAGCGGCCGATCATTTCTCCTCGGCGCGATTCCACTTCGTTATGCTTCTGGTGCTTTTGACGGCTTTCGGCAGTGTCTACGGCGCCATCGGCGAGATCAAGAATACAATCGGCCAGGATCCGTTCCTGTTCCTGCGCCTGCTGACGACCGCCAAGCAGCCGGTGCCGTCCTTCGTGGCGTTTCTCGGCTTTTTGCTTCCGCTCGTCTCGATCGCGCTCGCCTTCGATTCGATAAACGGTGAGTACAGCCGCCGCACCATGAGCCGTATCCTGGCGCAGCCGATTTATCGCGACGCGCTTCTGTTCGGGAAATTCCTCGGCGGCATGATCGTGCTGGCGCTTTGCCTGCTTACGCTCTGGCTCCTGATGACCGGGCTCGGAATCCTGACGCTTGGCCTGCCGCCGAGCGGGCCGGAGATCGCGCGCGGGCTCGCCTTCCTTGTCGCATGCCTCGCCTATGCGGGCGTGTGGCTGGCGCTGGCGCTGCTCTTCTCGACGATCTTCCGGCAGGCGGCAACTTCGGCACTTGCGGCTTTGGCGCTGTGGCTGATCTTCGCCATCTTCTGGGGCATGATCGTGCACGCGCTGACAATCGCGTTGGCCCCGATCGACCCGACCAATCCGATGACGCTGGTCAACGCGGTGGAGATGCAAAGCGCACTCGCCCGCATTTCACCGAACACGCTCTTCTCCGAGACCGCCCAGGCGCTCCTCAGCCCGCAAACCCGCTCTCTCGGTCTGGTGTTCATGGACCAGATGGAGGGCGCGATACCGGGTGCGCCCCTGCCCTTCTCCCAGAGCGCATTGCTCATCTGGCCGCAACTTTCCGGCATGGTCGCGGCCATGCTTCTGATCTTCACTGGCGCTTACGTTACCTTCCAGCGCCAGGAAGTACGGGCATAG
- a CDS encoding GNAT family N-acetyltransferase yields the protein MNGNTKGEGEFTLRVATDLSSFTDDEWNRLRGASRDDPEGGYNPFISLAFLRTLEETGCATRRTGWMAQHLRLESPDGQLIGAVPCYVKSHSQGEYVFDYGWADAFERAGGNYYPKLQISVPFTPVTGPRLLVDRAVDPASGRAALVAGVKALTERLGVSSAHVTFAEKADVSALDDAGFLLRTDQQFHFFNEGYSAYDDFLASLASRKRKALKKERREAVADGITIDRLTGKALTERAWDDFFSFYMDTGSRKWGRPYLNRKFFSLIGERMADDILLVMARRDGRYIAGAINFIGSDRLFGRNWGCIEDHPFLHFEVCYHQAIEFAIERGLKVVEAGAQGQHKLARGYMPVTTTSAHYIPHAGFRNAVADYLDRERREVARTGEMLGRHGPFRKGDAAVNEPESSKTD from the coding sequence ATGAACGGCAACACGAAGGGTGAAGGCGAATTCACCCTTCGTGTCGCGACCGACCTTTCCTCCTTCACAGACGATGAATGGAACCGGCTCCGCGGGGCATCGCGAGACGACCCGGAGGGCGGCTACAACCCTTTCATATCGCTGGCTTTCCTGAGAACGCTTGAAGAGACAGGATGCGCGACACGCCGCACCGGTTGGATGGCGCAGCATCTCCGCCTCGAATCGCCTGACGGCCAGCTGATCGGTGCAGTACCGTGTTATGTGAAGTCGCACAGCCAGGGCGAATACGTTTTCGACTATGGCTGGGCCGACGCTTTTGAGCGGGCCGGCGGCAACTATTATCCGAAGCTACAGATATCCGTGCCGTTTACGCCGGTAACCGGACCGCGCCTGCTGGTCGACCGCGCGGTCGATCCCGCAAGCGGCCGGGCGGCGCTCGTTGCGGGAGTGAAGGCGCTGACAGAGCGGCTCGGCGTTTCCTCCGCTCATGTCACCTTCGCCGAGAAAGCCGACGTTTCAGCACTCGATGATGCCGGCTTCCTCTTGCGCACCGACCAGCAGTTCCACTTCTTCAACGAGGGCTATTCGGCCTATGATGATTTCCTCGCTTCGCTCGCCTCGCGCAAAAGGAAGGCGCTGAAGAAGGAAAGGCGCGAGGCCGTCGCGGACGGCATCACGATAGACCGCCTGACGGGGAAGGCCCTCACCGAGCGCGCCTGGGACGATTTCTTTTCCTTCTATATGGATACCGGCAGCCGCAAATGGGGCCGGCCCTATCTCAATCGCAAATTCTTCTCGCTGATCGGCGAGCGCATGGCCGACGATATCCTGCTCGTCATGGCCAGGCGGGACGGCCGCTATATCGCCGGTGCCATAAATTTCATCGGCTCGGACAGGCTTTTCGGCCGCAACTGGGGCTGCATCGAGGACCATCCCTTCCTGCATTTCGAGGTCTGTTATCACCAGGCCATCGAATTCGCGATCGAGCGCGGATTGAAGGTCGTCGAGGCGGGCGCACAGGGCCAGCACAAGCTGGCGCGTGGCTATATGCCGGTCACCACCACCTCCGCGCATTACATTCCGCATGCAGGCTTCAGGAACGCGGTCGCCGATTATCTGGACCGGGAGCGTCGGGAAGTGGCGCGCACGGGCGAAATGCTCGGCCGGCACGGCCCGTTCCGCAAGGGGGATGCCGCGGTCAATGAACCAGAGTCTTCGAAAACAGATTGA
- a CDS encoding glycerophosphodiester phosphodiesterase has product MIAIPWLAERPIAHRGLHDLNKTCWENTLSAFRKAVHHDYAIECDVHLSSDGVPVVFHDDDLKRLTGRDGQPCDHPVAELTAMKIGTSNDTIPTLGEMLKTVAGKVPLVIELKGTEGKDDGLVAKVAGLLAGYKGKASIMSFDHWLIRQFPKDAPGIPAGLTALGQTDKDIEGHFAMLAYDLSFVSYCLADMPNRFVSLVREQLSMPVISWTVRDQTAADLTFKYADQMTFEGFIPEVATV; this is encoded by the coding sequence ATGATCGCCATTCCCTGGCTTGCCGAACGGCCGATCGCGCATCGCGGCCTCCACGATCTCAACAAGACTTGTTGGGAAAACACGCTGTCGGCTTTTCGCAAGGCCGTTCACCACGACTATGCAATCGAGTGCGACGTGCACCTTTCAAGCGACGGCGTCCCGGTCGTCTTCCATGACGACGATCTGAAGCGGCTGACCGGCCGCGACGGGCAGCCCTGTGACCATCCCGTCGCGGAACTTACTGCGATGAAGATCGGCACGAGCAACGACACCATCCCTACTCTTGGAGAGATGCTGAAAACGGTCGCCGGCAAGGTGCCGCTGGTCATCGAACTGAAGGGCACCGAGGGCAAGGATGACGGCCTTGTCGCCAAGGTTGCCGGGCTGCTCGCCGGCTATAAGGGCAAGGCTTCCATCATGTCCTTCGATCATTGGCTGATCAGGCAATTTCCCAAGGACGCGCCGGGCATACCCGCCGGCCTGACCGCGCTCGGCCAGACGGACAAGGACATCGAAGGGCACTTCGCCATGCTGGCCTATGATCTCTCCTTCGTCTCTTATTGTCTCGCCGACATGCCGAACCGCTTCGTCAGCCTCGTGCGCGAACAGCTTTCCATGCCGGTGATAAGCTGGACGGTGCGTGATCAGACGGCAGCCGACCTCACCTTCAAATACGCCGACCAGATGACCTTCGAGGGATTTATTCCCGAGGTGGCGACCGTCTGA